The following are from one region of the Rosettibacter firmus genome:
- a CDS encoding DUF3108 domain-containing protein, which yields MNESFRKIENKAFRQGEKLIFDVKYGFITAGVAEFSIPKIIKIAGRDVYNVVFKVSSVPTFDLFYKVRDRYETYIDVEGIFPWRFEQHIREGKYSRDFSAFFDQRKGKAITTEGTYDIPKYVNDIVSAFYLARTFDYSKMKVNDKILLENFYKDKVYPLEVVFRGREVVSVSAGTFKCLILEPIVKEGGLFKSEGSIIVWLTDDELKVPVKVKTKVLIGSIDAELIAYEGLNGKLISKVK from the coding sequence TTGAATGAAAGTTTTAGAAAAATTGAAAATAAAGCTTTTCGACAGGGAGAAAAATTAATATTTGATGTTAAATATGGATTTATTACAGCTGGAGTTGCAGAATTCTCAATTCCTAAAATAATTAAAATTGCTGGTAGAGATGTATATAATGTAGTATTCAAAGTTAGCTCGGTACCTACTTTTGATTTATTTTACAAGGTACGAGATAGATACGAAACCTACATTGATGTAGAAGGTATTTTCCCCTGGCGATTTGAGCAACATATTCGAGAGGGAAAATACTCAAGAGATTTTTCTGCTTTTTTTGACCAAAGAAAAGGGAAAGCAATTACAACTGAAGGGACATATGATATTCCCAAGTATGTTAATGATATTGTATCTGCATTTTATCTCGCACGTACTTTCGATTACTCTAAAATGAAAGTTAATGATAAAATACTTCTTGAAAATTTTTATAAAGATAAAGTATATCCCCTGGAAGTAGTTTTTCGTGGAAGAGAAGTTGTGAGTGTTTCTGCAGGGACATTTAAGTGTTTAATACTCGAACCCATAGTTAAAGAAGGAGGTTTATTCAAAAGTGAAGGTTCAATTATTGTCTGGTTAACAGACGATGAACTTAAAGTGCCAGTGAAAGTAAAGACAAAAGTTTTGATTGGTTCTATTGATGCAGAATTAATTGCATACGAAGGTTTGAATGGTAAATTGATATCAAAAGTAAAATAA
- a CDS encoding dicarboxylate/amino acid:cation symporter, giving the protein MKIKFPKLHNQIVIGLILGAIFGSLFKVNTHRLEIKYIQNGEQTILVAENWVNLIFVVDNDSIKFNPNQQLEIINYFNKIKERNPVVVLEKFYSVEENKYEEFKKCENILSINKQQTIAQSIKWIGEIFIKLLNMIAVPLVLASLIVGAASLGDIKKFARIGAKTIILYILTTIIAITLGLIAANIIRPGEIMGTQTKQRLMSIYDYDIKSKIHADLDFSLSKMLTDIVPRNPVYAIANSEMLQIVFFAVIFGMALTLIKKEKAESVVNFFDGLSEVMIKLVDIVMMIAPIGVFALISATVSEFGFDILQTLIWYSITVLLGLIIHAFGIYSIILKSFSKISIKDFYKNIKRVQIVAFTTSSSAATLPVNMEVCQDNLKISKSITSFVLPLGATINMDGTALYQGVASVFIAQVFGMDLSIVQQLTIIFTAVLASIGTAPIPGVGIIMLIVILKSVGIPEEGIALIMGVDRILDMCRTVVNVTGDAVVASVVATSEKEINI; this is encoded by the coding sequence ATGAAGATAAAATTTCCAAAACTCCATAACCAGATTGTTATTGGATTAATACTTGGAGCTATATTTGGCTCACTCTTTAAGGTTAATACTCATCGACTTGAAATCAAGTATATTCAAAATGGTGAACAAACAATTTTAGTAGCAGAAAACTGGGTTAATTTAATTTTCGTTGTTGATAATGACTCAATAAAATTCAATCCCAATCAACAACTTGAGATAATCAATTATTTTAATAAGATAAAGGAGAGAAATCCTGTTGTTGTTTTAGAAAAATTTTATTCTGTTGAAGAAAACAAGTATGAAGAATTCAAAAAGTGCGAAAATATTTTATCGATTAATAAGCAGCAAACTATTGCTCAATCGATTAAATGGATAGGAGAAATTTTTATAAAATTACTAAATATGATTGCAGTTCCTTTGGTTTTAGCATCTTTAATAGTTGGAGCTGCAAGTTTAGGAGATATAAAAAAGTTTGCACGCATAGGTGCAAAAACTATAATATTATATATACTAACAACTATCATTGCAATCACACTTGGTTTAATAGCTGCAAATATAATTCGTCCTGGTGAAATCATGGGGACGCAAACAAAACAAAGATTAATGTCGATTTATGATTATGATATAAAATCAAAAATACATGCTGATCTGGATTTTAGTTTATCAAAAATGCTTACCGATATAGTTCCGAGAAATCCAGTATATGCAATAGCAAATTCAGAGATGCTCCAGATTGTTTTTTTTGCTGTAATCTTTGGTATGGCACTTACTCTAATAAAGAAAGAAAAAGCAGAATCTGTAGTTAATTTTTTTGATGGTTTAAGTGAAGTGATGATTAAGCTTGTAGATATAGTAATGATGATAGCTCCTATTGGAGTTTTTGCTCTTATATCGGCAACAGTTTCAGAATTTGGTTTTGATATTTTGCAAACTTTGATATGGTATTCTATAACAGTTTTATTAGGATTGATTATTCATGCATTTGGTATATATTCGATTATCTTAAAATCATTTTCAAAAATTAGCATCAAAGATTTTTATAAAAACATTAAACGTGTTCAAATTGTTGCTTTTACAACCAGCTCGAGTGCTGCTACTTTACCTGTTAATATGGAAGTATGTCAGGATAATCTTAAAATCTCAAAAAGCATTACAAGTTTTGTATTGCCACTTGGTGCAACAATAAATATGGATGGTACTGCATTATATCAAGGTGTGGCTTCAGTTTTTATTGCACAGGTTTTTGGTATGGATTTATCAATTGTTCAGCAATTAACAATAATTTTTACAGCAGTTCTTGCATCAATAGGAACAGCACCAATTCCAGGAGTAGGAATTATAATGTTAATTGTTATTTTGAAATCTGTAGGAATTCCTGAAGAAGGAATTGCACTTATTATGGGAGTAGATAGAATACTGGATATGTGCAGAACTGTGGTTAATGTAACTGGTGATGCAGTGGTCGCTTCGGTTGTGGCAACATCTGAAAAAGAAATTAATATTTAA
- a CDS encoding inorganic phosphate transporter — protein METYLFFLFILIILAISDLMVGVANDAVNFINSAVGSKVSTRKVILSFATVGILFGALFSSGMMEVARKGIFNPSMFTFPNLMIVFLAVMFVDVLFLDFYNTFGLPTSTTVSMVSSLFGASVFMSLIKIHEANSSIDNIVNYINVVKVTGIFSAIFLSVLISFTAGSIIQFLSRLIFTFNYEKRLKRYGAIWGSLALTSIVYFIFVKGIKGASFLSDDIIKWVLQNSIIVLTISFVFWALILEMVILFTNINILKPIVLIGTSSLALSFAANDLVNFIGVPLAGLSSYKLASNSTNPFTMTMEGLLEPAKTNPLLLLAAGLIMALTIWKSKKAQTVTRTEINLGRQFDGYEKFDSSPIARSIVRVSFLFGKKVKSIIPKKIYKKIDKRFDSDNVEYTGHNKKEKPAFDLIRATVNLMVSSCLISLGTAYTLPLSTTYVTFMVAMGTSFADRSWGRESAVYRVSGVITVIAGWVLTAFIAFLMAGILTLIFYYGKLAAVIGTSILTIYIFIRTALIHKEADKKIQKKELVFSGDGVALIPESILEDVMHCLNQTINIYEDIYSGLTNEKRKQLKKAIKESQELEEHSELVIRKLLNSIHYLENGYDEDIDFGKAISSFREISNSLIEISEISFNHVDNNHSGFVKEQKEDFKHLRNNLIDLINTATKKINKEDSRKIDDIEDNVKDIKKFIKKISKNQLSLLKNGTVKPRTNLLFLNLLFKTENIADNVLTIMNFSRFITESKKMIK, from the coding sequence GTGGAAACATATCTATTCTTTCTGTTCATATTAATAATTCTTGCTATTTCAGATTTAATGGTAGGTGTTGCCAATGATGCTGTAAATTTTATTAACTCAGCAGTTGGTTCTAAAGTATCTACAAGAAAAGTTATCCTTTCTTTTGCAACTGTTGGAATTTTATTTGGTGCTCTATTTTCTAGTGGAATGATGGAAGTTGCAAGAAAGGGGATTTTTAATCCTTCAATGTTTACTTTCCCCAATTTAATGATTGTGTTTTTAGCAGTAATGTTTGTCGATGTTCTATTTCTTGATTTTTATAATACATTTGGATTACCTACTTCAACTACTGTTTCGATGGTTTCTTCTCTGTTTGGTGCAAGTGTATTTATGTCACTAATTAAAATTCATGAAGCTAATAGTAGTATAGATAATATTGTGAATTATATTAATGTCGTTAAGGTTACTGGTATCTTTTCGGCTATTTTTCTTTCAGTTTTAATTTCATTTACTGCAGGCTCAATAATTCAATTTCTTTCAAGATTGATTTTTACATTTAACTACGAAAAAAGATTAAAACGTTATGGTGCTATCTGGGGTTCTCTGGCGTTAACTTCTATTGTTTATTTTATTTTTGTTAAAGGAATTAAAGGAGCATCCTTTCTCTCTGATGATATAATAAAATGGGTTCTACAAAATTCAATTATTGTGCTTACAATTAGTTTTGTTTTTTGGGCATTAATACTTGAGATGGTTATATTATTTACTAATATAAATATTCTTAAACCAATTGTATTAATAGGTACATCATCTTTAGCTTTGTCTTTTGCTGCAAATGATCTTGTTAATTTTATTGGCGTACCACTTGCTGGATTGAGTTCTTATAAATTAGCATCTAATAGCACAAATCCTTTTACTATGACAATGGAAGGCTTATTAGAACCAGCTAAAACAAATCCATTGCTTTTATTAGCTGCTGGTTTAATAATGGCTTTAACTATCTGGAAAAGTAAAAAAGCACAAACTGTTACAAGAACTGAAATTAATCTCGGTCGACAATTCGACGGTTATGAAAAATTTGATTCATCACCAATAGCTCGCTCGATTGTAAGAGTTAGTTTTTTGTTTGGTAAAAAAGTAAAAAGTATAATTCCTAAAAAGATTTATAAAAAAATTGATAAAAGATTTGATTCAGATAATGTTGAATATACTGGGCATAATAAAAAAGAGAAACCTGCTTTCGATTTGATTCGTGCTACTGTTAATTTAATGGTATCAAGTTGTTTAATCTCTTTAGGCACTGCATATACATTACCACTTTCAACAACCTATGTTACATTTATGGTTGCAATGGGGACTTCCTTTGCAGATAGATCTTGGGGTAGAGAAAGTGCTGTTTATCGTGTTAGTGGTGTTATTACTGTAATAGCTGGATGGGTATTGACAGCTTTTATTGCTTTTTTAATGGCAGGTATTTTAACATTGATTTTTTATTATGGTAAACTTGCTGCTGTAATAGGAACAAGTATTTTAACAATTTACATATTTATTAGAACTGCTTTGATTCATAAAGAGGCTGATAAGAAAATTCAAAAGAAAGAACTGGTATTCAGTGGTGATGGAGTTGCATTAATACCAGAATCAATACTCGAAGATGTTATGCATTGTTTAAATCAAACAATTAATATTTACGAAGATATTTATTCTGGTCTTACTAATGAAAAAAGAAAACAATTGAAAAAAGCAATTAAAGAATCTCAAGAACTTGAAGAGCATAGTGAACTTGTAATAAGAAAGTTACTCAATTCTATTCATTATTTAGAAAATGGTTATGATGAAGATATAGATTTTGGTAAGGCTATTTCATCTTTTAGAGAAATTTCTAATTCTTTAATTGAGATTTCTGAAATATCTTTTAATCACGTTGATAATAATCACTCTGGCTTTGTAAAAGAACAAAAAGAAGATTTTAAACATCTAAGAAATAACTTAATTGATTTGATAAATACTGCAACAAAAAAAATTAATAAAGAAGATTCACGAAAAATAGATGATATCGAAGATAATGTTAAGGATATCAAAAAGTTCATAAAAAAGATAAGTAAAAATCAGCTTTCTCTCTTAAAAAATGGAACTGTGAAACCTCGTACAAATCTTCTCTTCTTGAATTTATTATTCAAAACTGAAAACATAGCTGATAATGTATTAACTATCATGAATTTTAGTAGATTTATAACTGAATCAAAGAAAATGATTAAGTAA